One window from the genome of Pseudalkalibacillus hwajinpoensis encodes:
- a CDS encoding zinc ribbon domain-containing protein gives MNWCRHCNREEAGAFCVKCGQKVTRTAPAQVKKKGWLLWGAIVVGIMIVLIGSFFTLRWISSPERAVDQFREALLHEDYEAIGKAIPKVNPVLSQKAEIESFVSLLKNHPDQRTLLLQDLERQARAIEDHTLLSRNEDLLVQLELVEEGKTFYLFNNYVISPAPIYVEVHTQFSKTALFINEEESGTIGEKGKKMGPFLPGDYHFETKLENEGYKMRGEAEVELIRPGKHLEVDLPVNGAFLTPDSNYEDARLFINGKDTGETISKTGQIGPYPTDGSVVMHAEKNFEAGVVKSPSVQFEGDGVYFVIDYSEPEPVVIEKEVAIDVPESGHDETNAVIAAVNTYLYDWIMAYENLDTGYFSNLTPELNSYFEDRFISVKENNAAFTGEVLEAAFDLDSLYIDSSGKKAEIDVLITMDSANHDRSESNVKTEVTSSAFHYKLVKSGGEWLIDSREEVDNIDLTNAVVY, from the coding sequence ATGAATTGGTGTCGTCACTGCAATAGGGAAGAGGCCGGTGCATTTTGTGTGAAATGTGGACAAAAGGTAACGAGAACAGCTCCGGCACAGGTAAAGAAAAAAGGGTGGCTGTTATGGGGAGCAATCGTTGTAGGAATTATGATCGTACTAATAGGCAGTTTTTTTACATTAAGATGGATATCTTCTCCTGAACGTGCAGTTGATCAATTTCGAGAGGCCCTGTTGCATGAGGATTATGAAGCGATCGGGAAGGCTATTCCAAAGGTTAATCCTGTCCTTTCACAGAAAGCTGAGATTGAGAGTTTTGTATCGTTATTAAAGAATCATCCAGATCAACGGACGCTGTTGCTTCAAGATTTAGAACGACAAGCAAGAGCGATAGAGGACCATACACTCCTGAGTCGAAACGAAGACTTGCTTGTCCAATTGGAATTAGTAGAGGAAGGCAAAACTTTTTACCTTTTCAATAATTATGTGATTTCACCTGCACCTATTTACGTAGAGGTTCATACACAATTCTCTAAAACAGCTCTATTTATCAACGAGGAAGAGAGCGGCACAATTGGAGAAAAGGGGAAGAAAATGGGTCCGTTCCTTCCAGGTGACTATCATTTTGAAACAAAGTTAGAAAATGAAGGTTATAAGATGCGGGGAGAAGCGGAAGTAGAATTGATTAGACCGGGCAAACATTTAGAAGTGGACCTTCCTGTAAACGGTGCGTTTCTAACACCTGATTCCAATTATGAGGATGCTCGCTTGTTTATTAATGGGAAAGATACCGGGGAAACGATTAGCAAAACCGGTCAAATAGGTCCCTACCCAACAGACGGTTCGGTTGTGATGCATGCAGAAAAAAACTTCGAAGCTGGCGTAGTTAAAAGTCCTTCCGTTCAATTTGAAGGTGATGGTGTTTATTTCGTTATTGATTATAGTGAACCAGAGCCTGTAGTGATCGAGAAGGAAGTGGCAATCGATGTTCCAGAGAGTGGTCATGATGAGACGAATGCAGTAATAGCGGCAGTAAACACGTATTTATATGACTGGATAATGGCTTATGAGAATTTAGATACGGGCTACTTTTCAAATCTAACACCTGAGCTAAATTCGTATTTTGAAGATCGCTTTATTTCAGTGAAAGAAAATAATGCGGCCTTTACGGGAGAAGTGTTAGAAGCAGCTTTTGACCTCGACAGCCTCTACATCGATTCTTCCGGAAAGAAAGCAGAAATCGACGTTCTCATTACGATGGATTCAGCGAACCATGACCGAAGCGAGAGCAATGTGAAGACAGAGGTAACCTCAAGTGCGTTTCATTATAAACTTGTAAAAAGCGGAGGGGAATGGTTGATTGATAGTCGAGAAGAAGTGGATAATATCGACTTAACAAATGCTGTGGTATATTAA
- a CDS encoding galactokinase, which yields MKTLYETFREVYGEGGEIRSFFSPGRVNLIGEHTDYNGGHVFPCSLSIGTYAVARKRKDNLIRFYSLNFKTQGVMTVDSTSLAYDAEHDWANYPKGVVSIFKESGYDVSGFDVLYFGNIPNGAGLSSSASIELATAVLLNELNHFHLEMVEMVKISQRAENEFVGVNCGIMDQFAIGMGKEKAAVLLDCNTLAYSYSPVVLEKASLVIANTNKRRGLADSKYNERRSECERALAELQEHVSIQSLGDLTIDSFEAHKHHITNPIDQKRAKHAVYENVRTIEAAKRLKAGEIEAFGQLMNESHVSLRDDYEVTGLELDALVEAAWSEEGVIGSRMTGAGFGGCTISIVEDQFLTSFQTNVAKTYKKKTGLTPEFYVVEIGAGAREINQLSEAL from the coding sequence ATGAAAACCCTATACGAAACATTTCGAGAGGTGTATGGAGAAGGTGGCGAGATAAGAAGCTTCTTCTCGCCAGGGCGCGTCAATTTAATTGGCGAACATACGGATTATAATGGGGGACACGTTTTTCCATGCTCGCTTAGTATTGGTACCTATGCCGTTGCTAGAAAAAGAAAAGATAATCTTATTCGGTTTTATTCGCTGAACTTCAAAACGCAAGGTGTGATGACAGTTGATTCAACAAGTCTTGCGTATGATGCTGAACATGATTGGGCGAATTACCCGAAAGGCGTTGTTTCGATCTTTAAGGAGTCAGGTTATGACGTTAGCGGATTTGATGTCCTTTACTTTGGAAACATTCCGAATGGAGCGGGACTTTCGTCTTCAGCGTCAATCGAACTTGCGACGGCTGTTCTATTAAATGAACTAAATCACTTTCATCTTGAGATGGTGGAAATGGTGAAAATCAGTCAGCGTGCTGAAAATGAATTTGTAGGCGTAAACTGTGGCATCATGGATCAGTTTGCCATTGGGATGGGGAAAGAAAAAGCAGCGGTTCTTCTTGATTGCAACACGCTTGCTTATAGCTACAGCCCGGTAGTTCTAGAAAAAGCTTCACTCGTTATTGCAAATACGAATAAACGAAGAGGGCTTGCTGATTCAAAATATAATGAGCGACGTTCTGAATGTGAACGGGCACTCGCCGAGCTTCAAGAACATGTTTCGATTCAATCACTTGGTGATTTAACAATTGACTCGTTTGAAGCGCATAAACACCACATTACAAATCCGATTGATCAGAAACGTGCGAAACATGCAGTTTATGAAAACGTTCGTACGATTGAAGCGGCTAAACGTTTAAAGGCTGGAGAAATTGAAGCATTTGGTCAGTTAATGAATGAGTCACACGTTTCCTTGCGCGATGATTATGAAGTAACTGGTCTTGAGCTTGATGCTTTAGTAGAAGCTGCATGGTCAGAAGAAGGTGTGATTGGCTCTCGGATGACTGGGGCAGGGTTTGGTGGCTGTACGATCAGCATTGTGGAGGATCAATTTTTAACATCATTCCAAACTAATGTAGCGAAAACATATAAAAAGAAAACGGGCTTAACACCTGAATTTTACGTTGTGGAAATAGGTGCAGGAGCAAGAGAAATAAATCAGCTTTCGGAAGCACTGTAA
- a CDS encoding beta-galactosidase, with protein MMYVGVDYYPEQWPKERWTEDVRLMKELGVNVVRIAEFGWQLMEPEEGTFDFSLYDEAIDLMTSNGIEVVLGTPTATPPAWMVEKYPEILPVDPNGTVISFGARRHYTVNSEVYQELTAKIVEKMAKRYGQHEGIIGWQVDNEYGHEKSDRSYGEVDQKAFQIWLQQKYETLDALNEAWGTVFWSQTYTAWSQIPVPRKVLQEHNPSLLLDFDRFCADAYTSYNKIQTDILRKHIRSDQWITHNFVFTDLAINQWDMAKDLDFISFDNYPVWGGLPEPIAPAAIAHQHDLCRSSKGGKGFWVMEELSGAQGWSRIGYLPRPGHIKLWTYQAIARGAEAIVYFRWRAARFGTEEFCHGVLDHDGKPKRKYNEVKEVIDSLSVFGDEWIASKYQADVAVYYDVENAWAWGIQPQSNAFEYKQEFLRFYSPAHRMNAMTDIVTKESKLDGYKVLVVPVYFLTDPVVNDKISRFAEQGGTVILSYRAGVKEQNNFVVEDTLPGALRELAGVEINEYESLQLGQNNEVEGVQGAMKGMSSVASIWCDLVEPTTAEVLAEYRSCFYEKTAAITKNAYGKGTVYYIGSALQEEIMDALYAEVFQETDVTTIASSKNVEAVTRTGQDGAVFLCVVNHSTDEKGSLTLPKGTWVDAVSHDEFSGEMSIKPLGSSVLKLN; from the coding sequence ATGATGTATGTAGGTGTTGATTATTACCCGGAACAGTGGCCGAAAGAGCGTTGGACAGAAGATGTACGATTGATGAAAGAACTCGGTGTGAATGTCGTTCGAATTGCTGAATTCGGCTGGCAGCTGATGGAGCCTGAGGAGGGAACGTTTGATTTCTCGCTTTATGATGAAGCGATCGACCTAATGACAAGTAACGGCATCGAGGTTGTTCTTGGGACACCAACGGCCACGCCGCCTGCGTGGATGGTTGAAAAGTATCCAGAAATTTTACCTGTGGATCCTAACGGGACAGTCATTTCATTCGGAGCGAGACGTCACTATACCGTGAACAGTGAAGTATATCAAGAATTGACAGCAAAGATTGTTGAGAAAATGGCGAAACGCTATGGTCAGCACGAAGGAATTATTGGCTGGCAAGTAGACAATGAATACGGTCATGAAAAATCTGATCGAAGCTATGGAGAAGTGGATCAAAAAGCATTCCAAATTTGGCTACAGCAAAAATACGAAACGCTTGATGCCTTAAATGAAGCTTGGGGTACGGTTTTCTGGAGTCAAACGTATACAGCGTGGTCACAAATCCCTGTGCCTCGTAAAGTATTACAGGAACATAATCCAAGCTTGCTTCTTGATTTTGATCGTTTCTGTGCGGATGCGTATACGTCTTATAATAAGATTCAAACTGACATTCTTCGTAAACATATTCGCTCGGATCAGTGGATTACGCATAACTTCGTATTTACGGACTTAGCGATTAATCAATGGGATATGGCAAAGGATCTTGACTTCATTTCATTTGATAACTATCCGGTATGGGGCGGTTTACCAGAACCGATTGCGCCTGCTGCGATCGCACATCAACACGACCTTTGTCGCTCTTCAAAGGGTGGAAAAGGCTTCTGGGTAATGGAAGAACTTTCAGGAGCGCAAGGGTGGAGTCGCATCGGTTACTTACCTCGTCCAGGTCATATTAAACTTTGGACGTATCAGGCGATTGCTCGTGGAGCGGAAGCAATTGTTTACTTCCGCTGGCGTGCGGCACGCTTTGGGACGGAAGAGTTTTGCCATGGTGTACTCGATCATGATGGTAAGCCAAAGCGTAAATATAATGAAGTAAAAGAAGTAATCGATTCTCTTAGCGTGTTTGGGGATGAGTGGATTGCGTCTAAGTACCAGGCGGATGTGGCTGTGTATTATGATGTCGAGAACGCCTGGGCATGGGGTATTCAGCCGCAAAGCAATGCATTTGAATACAAGCAAGAATTCCTCCGCTTCTATAGCCCTGCGCACCGTATGAATGCCATGACGGACATTGTGACGAAAGAAAGCAAGCTGGATGGGTACAAAGTGCTCGTTGTACCGGTTTATTTCCTTACAGACCCAGTTGTAAACGACAAAATTTCACGTTTTGCTGAGCAAGGTGGAACGGTGATCTTATCCTATCGCGCCGGTGTGAAGGAACAGAATAACTTTGTTGTAGAAGATACGTTGCCAGGCGCATTACGTGAGCTTGCAGGAGTGGAAATTAATGAATATGAATCACTTCAGCTCGGACAAAACAACGAGGTTGAAGGCGTTCAAGGTGCAATGAAAGGTATGAGCTCCGTTGCTTCCATCTGGTGTGATCTTGTTGAGCCGACAACTGCGGAAGTCCTTGCTGAATATCGCTCTTGCTTCTACGAAAAAACGGCGGCGATTACAAAAAACGCATATGGAAAAGGAACGGTCTATTACATCGGCTCTGCACTCCAGGAGGAAATAATGGATGCTCTTTATGCAGAAGTTTTCCAAGAAACAGACGTAACAACGATCGCTTCAAGTAAAAACGTAGAAGCTGTCACGCGTACAGGACAAGACGGGGCGGTATTCTTATGTGTTGTGAATCATTCGACGGACGAAAAAGGGTCGCTAACATTGCCGAAAGGAACCTGGGTAGATGCCGTTTCTCATGATGAATTTAGTGGAGAAATGTCTATTAAACCGCTTGGATCCTCTGTACTAAAGCTTAATTAG
- a CDS encoding zinc ribbon domain-containing protein — MYCTTCGNEVPFGDNYCPFDGTFQLHTEHHAVTTAPPKFCSDCGTSNTSDHPYCIQCGSFQLTLIPFKVERAKEKVAAPSHAIPDLSTINKKFAILCGLLAFLVVGIMSFIVSEGFQQQAATFQQTLEEFTELGPTGVINEFYYYFGNENSELTVEPFYGMTDYWMSAHLLNSTLSFNTQGMGNLLSGEIELHSGMLILLLLPLMALLLAGYMYGRKTTCTFQQYWLSSLLIGMIYGLLTAMIALFAGFNFEASAQEGGIVSSLSIENNYPFLKALFGGLFLGTIFSFIGSLYGSRAMKKLTSSPLKEGVRTLTLGISISIVLMILFLYRFMFEDNSLISFQDIPASYFLIIVFQGGFLLWNTLNLSSLTFDITIPGEKFQMIYSVLGGMKIETNESISIFTYLFSDPGNTKIYMMIGLLIPLCLFIWAGYRMHQGGAIQFHRMIIFGLLYAFMMSLLAAGLNTGFTFNLESFAGEISDITEVPFLFIGFSAIATFFKCFIYSTLLAICGAYWKRYRTQ; from the coding sequence ATGTACTGTACAACGTGTGGTAACGAAGTTCCGTTTGGTGATAATTATTGCCCCTTTGATGGGACATTTCAGCTTCACACAGAACATCACGCCGTCACGACTGCCCCTCCAAAGTTTTGTTCAGATTGTGGTACATCGAATACTAGTGATCATCCCTACTGTATTCAGTGCGGTTCTTTTCAACTCACTCTCATTCCATTTAAAGTAGAACGCGCAAAAGAAAAAGTAGCAGCTCCCTCGCACGCGATACCAGATCTTAGTACCATTAATAAAAAGTTTGCGATACTATGCGGACTTCTTGCATTTCTAGTTGTTGGTATTATGTCGTTTATTGTATCGGAGGGATTTCAGCAACAAGCCGCTACTTTTCAGCAAACCCTTGAAGAATTCACTGAGTTAGGTCCAACGGGAGTAATCAATGAATTTTATTATTACTTTGGCAACGAAAATTCCGAGTTAACTGTGGAACCTTTTTATGGAATGACAGACTACTGGATGTCAGCTCACCTTCTCAATTCAACTCTTTCTTTCAACACGCAAGGAATGGGAAATTTGTTGAGCGGAGAGATCGAACTCCATTCAGGAATGCTCATTCTTTTATTACTACCTCTCATGGCACTACTGCTTGCCGGATATATGTATGGACGAAAAACAACGTGTACCTTCCAGCAATACTGGCTTTCTTCACTTCTTATCGGAATGATTTACGGATTACTGACAGCGATGATCGCTCTTTTCGCTGGATTCAACTTTGAAGCTTCTGCGCAAGAGGGTGGAATCGTTTCGAGTTTATCAATTGAAAATAACTATCCGTTTTTGAAAGCTTTATTTGGTGGCTTATTCCTTGGAACAATCTTTTCGTTTATTGGTAGTTTGTACGGCAGTCGTGCAATGAAAAAATTAACTTCTTCTCCCCTTAAAGAAGGAGTGCGCACACTCACACTAGGGATCTCCATCTCAATCGTCTTGATGATTCTCTTCCTTTATCGCTTTATGTTCGAAGATAACTCACTTATTAGCTTTCAAGATATTCCGGCGAGTTATTTTCTTATCATCGTTTTTCAAGGAGGGTTTCTTCTATGGAACACGCTGAACCTTTCTTCCCTTACCTTCGATATAACTATTCCAGGGGAGAAATTTCAAATGATCTATTCAGTACTTGGTGGGATGAAGATCGAAACAAATGAATCTATTTCTATTTTCACCTACTTATTTAGCGACCCAGGTAACACGAAGATCTACATGATGATTGGTTTGCTGATTCCACTATGTTTATTCATTTGGGCAGGTTATCGGATGCACCAGGGAGGTGCGATTCAGTTCCATCGCATGATTATCTTCGGCTTGCTATACGCCTTTATGATGTCGCTATTAGCAGCAGGCTTGAATACAGGATTCACCTTTAATTTGGAGAGCTTCGCCGGAGAAATTAGCGACATAACAGAAGTCCCGTTTCTATTCATTGGTTTCTCGGCAATTGCTACATTTTTTAAGTGCTTTATCTACTCAACTCTCCTAGCCATATGTGGCGCCTATTGGAAGAGATACCGAACACAATAA
- the galT gene encoding UDP-glucose--hexose-1-phosphate uridylyltransferase: MTNIDQEINRLLQYGLNKHLFREWDLSYVRNQILEVLQLEEIDTSDIPANIPDSPVSILDRILNWAYDHDRLIENTVTYRDLLDTKIMGCLTERPSEVIEKFEATYEHAGPEAATANFYQYSKDVHYIRTDRIAKNEDWLTETEYGEMEITINLSKPEKDPKAIAAAKTLKSSGYPRCLLCKENEGYAGRLNHPARQNLRMIPITLEEKQWYLQYSPYVYYNEHAIVLYGEHEPMKISRGTFDRLLEFVGKFPHYFIGSNADLPIVGGSILSHDHFQGGKHEFPMAKAEMERNVVLLAYPNVKAGIVKWPMSVLRLQSNDRDELGELADAILQFWKEYSDESVDVRAVTGNESHNTITPIARRNGEHYELDLVLRNNRTTKQHPMGLFHPHAEVHHIKKENIGLIEVMGLAVLPGRLQEELHLLGESLISENPLESIKQDDRIQKHVTWADSLLKKYSDLNSSNVQGRLRHEVGLIFSNILSHAGVFKRTASGQEAFDRFTHELNNHLNQ; encoded by the coding sequence ATGACGAACATCGATCAAGAGATTAACCGTCTCCTCCAATACGGATTGAATAAACATCTTTTTCGTGAGTGGGATTTATCATATGTTCGCAATCAAATTCTAGAAGTTCTTCAGCTTGAGGAGATCGATACAAGTGATATTCCTGCGAATATTCCAGATAGCCCTGTTTCGATTTTAGATCGCATCCTGAATTGGGCATATGATCATGATCGACTAATAGAAAATACGGTAACTTATCGTGACTTGCTCGATACAAAAATTATGGGATGTTTAACCGAGCGACCTTCAGAAGTGATTGAGAAGTTTGAAGCGACTTATGAACATGCTGGCCCTGAAGCAGCAACGGCTAACTTTTATCAATATTCAAAAGACGTTCACTACATTCGTACCGATCGCATAGCAAAAAATGAAGACTGGCTTACGGAAACAGAGTATGGTGAGATGGAAATCACGATCAACCTTTCTAAACCAGAGAAAGATCCGAAAGCGATTGCGGCAGCCAAAACGTTGAAGTCAAGCGGATATCCTAGGTGTCTGCTTTGTAAAGAGAACGAAGGGTATGCGGGACGATTAAATCATCCTGCGCGACAAAATCTTAGGATGATCCCTATAACCCTTGAAGAGAAACAGTGGTATTTGCAGTACTCTCCATACGTTTACTACAACGAACATGCGATTGTATTATACGGTGAACACGAGCCGATGAAAATTTCACGAGGTACGTTCGACAGGCTACTAGAGTTTGTTGGCAAGTTTCCTCATTATTTTATCGGCTCGAATGCTGATCTACCAATCGTAGGCGGTTCGATATTAAGTCATGATCATTTCCAGGGAGGGAAGCATGAGTTCCCGATGGCGAAAGCAGAGATGGAGCGAAACGTCGTTCTATTAGCTTATCCGAACGTGAAGGCAGGCATTGTGAAGTGGCCGATGTCTGTGCTACGACTTCAAAGCAACGATCGAGATGAACTTGGCGAACTGGCTGATGCGATTCTTCAATTCTGGAAGGAATATAGCGATGAGAGTGTTGATGTTCGTGCGGTTACAGGTAATGAGTCTCATAACACGATTACACCTATAGCTCGTCGAAATGGCGAGCACTATGAGCTTGATCTTGTACTCCGGAACAATCGTACAACGAAACAGCATCCAATGGGACTTTTTCACCCCCATGCAGAAGTGCATCATATAAAAAAAGAGAATATCGGTTTAATTGAAGTAATGGGGCTAGCTGTGCTTCCTGGTAGATTACAAGAAGAGCTTCACTTGCTTGGTGAATCTCTTATAAGTGAAAATCCGCTAGAAAGTATTAAGCAAGATGATCGCATTCAGAAACATGTTACATGGGCTGATTCTCTTCTTAAGAAGTATTCAGACCTGAATTCATCGAATGTACAGGGACGATTGCGTCATGAGGTTGGGTTGATCTTCTCCAATATTTTAAGCCATGCAGGCGTTTTTAAACGAACGGCTTCAGGTCAGGAAGCATTTGACCGCTTTACACATGAGCTTAACAACCATTTAAACCAATAA
- a CDS encoding zinc ribbon domain-containing protein yields the protein MSDLQTKIGGGLSKLQDGLQQGKNKLQTAQEVSQLKKNASDAATNRTKIISQLGELTYRLIRKGEIQQPELNEQAERLLQYDLELYQANRALESQLRKEPGGDVCECGAAVNEEDTFCGSCGNRVQLSEAPLPVPTVQCTTCKEEIPETALFCGCCGSKNG from the coding sequence ATGTCAGATTTGCAAACTAAAATAGGCGGAGGACTATCAAAACTTCAAGATGGTCTTCAGCAAGGAAAAAACAAACTTCAAACGGCTCAGGAAGTTTCACAGCTTAAGAAAAACGCGAGCGATGCTGCCACAAACCGAACAAAAATCATTAGTCAGCTTGGCGAACTCACCTATCGTTTGATCCGTAAAGGGGAGATCCAACAACCCGAATTAAATGAACAAGCTGAGCGCCTACTTCAATATGATCTAGAACTCTATCAAGCGAACAGAGCTTTAGAGAGTCAATTGCGAAAGGAACCGGGTGGTGACGTATGTGAGTGCGGAGCAGCTGTTAATGAAGAGGATACGTTTTGCGGCAGCTGTGGCAATCGAGTTCAATTATCAGAAGCACCACTACCAGTACCGACAGTTCAATGTACCACATGCAAGGAAGAAATACCTGAGACGGCTTTATTTTGCGGGTGTTGTGGTTCGAAAAACGGCTAG
- the galE gene encoding UDP-glucose 4-epimerase GalE, whose protein sequence is MAILVTGGAGYIGSHTVMYLREQKEDVVVLDNLTKGHEQAVLDVPLYKGDLTDGKVIDQIFADHSIDSVIHFAASSLVGESVSNPLEYYRNNVAGSQALVSKLVEHDVKYIVFSSTAATYGNPERTPIQESDATNPTNPYGETKLAIEKMLRWCDDAYGLKSTSLRYFNAAGADPEGRIGEDHQPESHLIPIVLQAALGQREKVSIFGNDYDTKDGTCVRDYIHVLDLAQAHYLALKKMKETNESGVYNLGNGKGFTVKEVIDTCRSVTEKTIEAEVAARRAGDPATLIASSSKAMSALGWKPVYPELAQIVSHAWSWHQNNPNGYE, encoded by the coding sequence ATGGCAATTTTAGTTACTGGTGGAGCCGGTTATATTGGTAGCCATACGGTTATGTACTTGCGTGAGCAAAAAGAAGACGTAGTCGTGCTGGATAATCTAACAAAAGGTCACGAGCAAGCTGTGCTTGACGTTCCTTTGTATAAAGGGGACTTAACAGATGGGAAAGTGATTGATCAAATTTTCGCCGATCATTCGATCGATTCTGTCATTCACTTTGCTGCGAGCTCGCTAGTTGGAGAAAGTGTTTCGAATCCGCTTGAATATTATCGAAATAACGTAGCGGGTTCTCAGGCGCTTGTTTCAAAGTTAGTTGAACACGATGTAAAGTACATTGTGTTCTCCTCGACAGCGGCCACCTATGGGAATCCAGAACGTACGCCGATTCAAGAGAGTGACGCTACCAATCCAACAAATCCATATGGCGAAACAAAGCTAGCGATTGAGAAGATGCTTCGCTGGTGTGATGATGCTTATGGGCTTAAATCAACCTCTCTTCGCTACTTTAATGCTGCTGGTGCTGATCCGGAAGGAAGAATTGGGGAAGATCATCAACCCGAGTCTCATCTTATACCAATCGTTCTACAAGCTGCACTTGGTCAAAGAGAAAAGGTATCTATTTTCGGTAATGATTATGATACGAAGGATGGCACGTGTGTGCGCGATTATATTCATGTGCTTGACCTTGCGCAGGCTCACTACCTTGCATTGAAAAAGATGAAAGAAACGAATGAGAGCGGCGTATACAATCTTGGAAATGGAAAAGGGTTTACGGTTAAAGAAGTGATTGATACGTGTCGAAGCGTGACAGAAAAAACGATCGAAGCAGAAGTAGCGGCACGCCGTGCCGGAGATCCAGCGACACTGATAGCCTCTTCGTCGAAAGCAATGAGCGCACTTGGCTGGAAGCCAGTATACCCAGAGCTCGCGCAGATTGTATCTCATGCCTGGAGCTGGCATCAAAACAATCCGAATGGATATGAGTGA
- a CDS encoding DUF4867 family protein, with amino-acid sequence MIEIVKERNPHLDVQSVDSAAFKTYGKILHDFPYEQMSELMKETVIPEQGNQYVPSKEELEDDRIKKFIENSYYGGMPVQIGYCNGNNSSLGGLEFHKGSEINVAVTDFVLLLGHMNDVVDHTYDVKNIQVFYVPEGTAIEMYQTTLHLAPCKVSDEGFKCTVILPEGTNLPLAQAQRGHDPLLFMKNKWLLAHREHERFMAQGAHEGIVGENITVAYSKL; translated from the coding sequence ATGATTGAAATCGTAAAGGAACGGAATCCACATCTGGATGTGCAGTCGGTTGACTCGGCAGCTTTTAAGACGTATGGCAAAATTCTTCATGATTTCCCATATGAACAGATGTCGGAGTTAATGAAGGAAACGGTTATTCCTGAACAAGGAAATCAGTACGTTCCTTCAAAAGAAGAACTTGAGGATGATCGTATCAAAAAGTTCATCGAGAACAGCTACTATGGAGGGATGCCGGTCCAAATTGGGTACTGCAACGGGAATAATTCTTCTCTTGGAGGACTTGAGTTTCATAAGGGCAGCGAAATAAACGTGGCAGTGACGGATTTTGTGCTCCTACTAGGCCATATGAATGACGTTGTGGATCATACATACGATGTGAAGAACATCCAGGTATTTTATGTTCCAGAGGGGACCGCGATTGAAATGTACCAAACGACGCTTCACCTTGCTCCTTGTAAAGTAAGTGATGAAGGATTTAAATGTACAGTGATCTTACCTGAAGGCACAAATTTACCATTAGCACAAGCGCAAAGAGGGCACGATCCGCTTCTATTCATGAAAAATAAATGGCTTCTTGCTCATCGTGAACATGAACGTTTTATGGCACAGGGCGCACACGAAGGAATAGTCGGTGAAAATATAACAGTTGCTTACAGCAAGCTATAA